One genomic window of Tenacibaculum tangerinum includes the following:
- the glpK gene encoding glycerol kinase GlpK gives MTRKYIIALDQGTTSCRTVILNKREEIIAKVQQEFQQIFPQPGWVEHDATEILQTQLNTLQQAIRQAAIAASEIAGIGITNQRETTVVWNKNTGKPIYNAIVWQDKRTANICEELKETGLENYIRKTTGLVIDSYFSATKVHWILHHVKGALEEAEKGNLLFGTIDTWLLWNLTEGKVHATDYSNASRTMLYDIKNLCWDTTLTKELHIPISMLPEVKPSSFHFGNYELNGIPIPIAGIAGDQQAALFGQACFNKGEAKNTYGTGCFMLMNTGENLEYSENGLIATIAWGINNKVYYALEGSVFVAGAAIQWLRDGLQLINNAEESELFAEKITDENPVYVVPAFAGLGAPYWDMYARGAIFGLTRDTGKNHLIKATLQSLAYQTKDILDVMQKDSMLQLSSLKVDGGACANNVLMQFQADILNVPVERPEEIETTVMGAAYLAGICVGLWKQEGIINRRKIDKTFMPSFPQEKRERLYKKWLKAVERTKDWID, from the coding sequence ATGACTCGTAAATATATTATTGCCTTAGACCAAGGAACCACTAGCTGCCGTACGGTTATTCTTAATAAAAGAGAAGAAATTATTGCTAAAGTTCAACAAGAGTTTCAACAAATATTTCCTCAACCTGGTTGGGTAGAGCACGATGCTACTGAAATATTACAAACACAGCTCAACACTTTACAGCAAGCTATTCGTCAAGCAGCTATTGCTGCTTCAGAAATTGCAGGAATAGGCATTACCAACCAGCGTGAAACCACAGTTGTTTGGAATAAAAACACAGGGAAACCTATATATAATGCGATAGTTTGGCAAGATAAACGTACCGCCAATATATGTGAGGAGTTGAAAGAAACAGGACTCGAAAACTATATTCGTAAAACGACAGGATTGGTTATTGATAGTTATTTTTCGGCTACCAAAGTTCATTGGATTTTACATCATGTAAAAGGAGCCCTAGAAGAAGCTGAAAAAGGAAACTTGTTATTCGGAACTATTGATACTTGGTTACTGTGGAATTTAACCGAAGGAAAAGTTCACGCTACCGATTATAGCAATGCATCTCGAACCATGTTATACGATATAAAAAACCTGTGTTGGGATACAACTTTAACAAAAGAACTACACATACCAATTTCTATGCTACCTGAGGTAAAACCCTCTTCTTTTCATTTTGGAAATTATGAATTAAACGGGATTCCAATTCCAATTGCTGGGATAGCAGGAGATCAACAAGCAGCCTTATTCGGACAAGCATGCTTTAATAAAGGAGAAGCCAAAAACACCTATGGAACAGGATGTTTTATGCTAATGAATACAGGAGAAAACTTAGAGTATTCTGAAAATGGTTTGATTGCTACCATTGCTTGGGGAATAAACAATAAGGTGTACTACGCTTTAGAAGGAAGTGTTTTTGTAGCGGGTGCAGCGATTCAATGGTTGCGAGACGGACTACAACTCATTAACAATGCAGAAGAAAGTGAACTTTTTGCCGAAAAAATTACAGACGAGAATCCTGTATATGTCGTTCCTGCTTTCGCTGGTTTAGGTGCTCCGTATTGGGATATGTATGCAAGAGGAGCTATTTTTGGTTTAACACGCGATACGGGAAAAAACCACCTAATTAAAGCCACGTTACAATCACTCGCTTATCAAACCAAAGACATTTTAGATGTGATGCAAAAAGATAGCATGCTACAACTTTCATCATTAAAAGTAGATGGTGGTGCTTGTGCCAATAATGTACTCATGCAGTTTCAAGCAGATATTTTAAATGTACCTGTAGAACGTCCAGAAGAAATAGAAACTACGGTAATGGGAGCAGCCTATTTAGCAGGAATTTGTGTCGGTTTATGGAAACAAGAAGGAATTATAAATAGAAGAAAAATAGACAAAACATTTATGCCTTCCTTCCCTCAAGAAAAAAGAGAACGCTTGTATAAAAAGTGGCTTAAAGCTGTTGAACGTACTAAAGATTGGATTGATTAA
- the atpD gene encoding F0F1 ATP synthase subunit beta: MSTITGKVSQIIGPVIDVEFNTENAELPKIYDSLEIKKADGSILVLEVQQHIGEDTVRTISMDATDGLQRGQEVVATGNPIQMPIGNDIYGRLFNVTGDAIDGLGDLPKEGDAGLPIHRQAPKFEELSTSTEVLFTGIKVIDLIEPYAKGGKIGLFGGAGVGKTVLIQELINNIAKGHGGLSVFAGVGERTREGNDLLREMLESGIIKYGDDFMHSMEDGGWDLSKVDKVGMRDSKATFVFGQMNEPPGARARVALSGLTIAEYFRDGAGEAQGKDVLFFVDNIFRFTQAGSEVSALLGRMPSAVGYQPTLATEMGAMQERITSTKKGSITSVQAVYVPADDLTDPAPATTFAHLDATTVLSRKIAELGIYPAVDPLDSTSRILTADILGNEHYDCAQRVKEILQRYKELQDIIAILGMEELSEEDKLVVHRARRVQRFLSQPFHVAEQFTGIPGVLVDIKDTIKGFNMIMDGELDKYPEAAFNLKGSIQEAIDAGEKMLAEA; this comes from the coding sequence ATGTCTACAATAACAGGTAAAGTTTCTCAAATTATTGGTCCAGTAATCGATGTTGAGTTTAACACAGAAAATGCTGAATTGCCAAAGATTTATGATTCGTTAGAAATTAAAAAAGCAGATGGTTCAATTTTAGTTTTAGAAGTTCAACAACATATTGGTGAAGATACCGTTCGTACTATTTCTATGGATGCAACAGATGGTTTGCAAAGAGGACAAGAAGTAGTTGCTACAGGTAACCCAATTCAAATGCCAATAGGAAATGATATTTACGGTCGTTTATTTAATGTAACAGGTGATGCAATCGATGGTTTAGGAGATTTGCCTAAAGAAGGTGATGCAGGTTTGCCAATACACCGTCAAGCACCAAAATTTGAAGAATTATCAACTTCTACCGAAGTACTATTTACAGGAATTAAAGTAATCGATTTAATTGAGCCTTATGCTAAAGGAGGTAAAATTGGATTGTTTGGAGGAGCAGGAGTAGGAAAAACGGTATTAATTCAAGAGTTAATTAATAACATTGCAAAAGGACACGGAGGTTTATCTGTATTTGCAGGAGTTGGAGAAAGAACTCGTGAAGGGAACGATTTATTAAGAGAGATGTTAGAATCAGGAATTATCAAATATGGCGATGATTTCATGCATTCTATGGAAGATGGTGGATGGGATTTATCGAAAGTAGATAAAGTTGGAATGAGAGACTCTAAAGCAACTTTCGTATTCGGACAAATGAATGAGCCACCAGGAGCACGTGCTCGTGTAGCCTTATCAGGATTAACAATTGCCGAGTATTTCCGTGACGGAGCTGGTGAAGCACAAGGAAAAGATGTATTATTCTTCGTTGATAATATTTTCCGTTTTACACAAGCTGGTTCTGAGGTATCTGCACTATTAGGTCGTATGCCATCGGCAGTAGGTTACCAACCAACGTTAGCAACTGAAATGGGAGCAATGCAAGAGCGTATTACTTCTACTAAGAAAGGATCAATTACATCGGTACAAGCGGTATATGTACCTGCAGATGATTTAACAGACCCTGCACCAGCAACAACATTTGCTCACTTAGATGCAACTACTGTATTATCTCGTAAAATTGCAGAGTTAGGTATTTATCCTGCGGTAGACCCATTAGACTCTACCTCAAGAATTTTAACTGCTGATATTTTAGGAAATGAACATTACGATTGTGCGCAAAGAGTAAAAGAAATATTACAACGTTATAAAGAATTACAAGATATTATCGCAATTTTAGGTATGGAAGAATTATCTGAAGAAGATAAATTAGTAGTTCATAGAGCGCGTCGTGTACAACGTTTCTTATCGCAACCATTCCACGTAGCAGAGCAGTTTACTGGAATACCAGGTGTTTTAGTAGATATTAAAGATACCATCAAAGGATTTAACATGATTATGGATGGTGAATTAGATAAATATCCTGAAGCAGCATTTAACTTAAAAGGATCAATTCAAGAAGCAATTGATGCTGGAGAGAAAATGTTAGCAGAAGCGTAA
- a CDS encoding Sec-independent protein translocase subunit TatA/TatB has product MSGTFLFIGGPEIFVILLIVVMLFGADKIPEIARGLGKGMRQIKDATNDIKREINDSAKNQGIDTDFVRDINKEVNEVKDNIDDVTGPIKRNR; this is encoded by the coding sequence ATGAGCGGAACATTTTTATTTATAGGAGGCCCTGAGATTTTTGTAATTCTTTTAATAGTTGTCATGCTATTTGGGGCAGATAAGATACCTGAAATTGCTAGGGGACTAGGAAAAGGTATGCGTCAAATAAAAGATGCTACAAACGATATTAAAAGAGAAATTAACGATAGTGCAAAAAATCAGGGTATAGACACTGACTTCGTAAGAGACATAAATAAGGAAGTAAACGAAGTAAAAGATAACATCGATGACGTTACAGGACCTATAAAGAGGAATCGTTAA
- a CDS encoding ABC-F family ATP-binding cassette domain-containing protein: MNYVSVENIAKSYGEKVLFEDISFGINKDQKIAFVAKNGSGKTSILNIIAGKDTPDEGQVISRKGIAIAYLAQDDDLNPDLTIEETIFSTENTILPIIQQYEKALQNPDDTEAYQKAFELMEQHNAWDFETQYKQILFKLKLEDVSQKVGKLSGGQKKRLSLAIILINKPDLLILDEPTNHLDLEMIEWLEAFFAKEKITLFMVTHDRYFLERVCNEIVELDNGKLYKYKGNYSYYLQNKEERMALEATNLSKAKSLFKKELDWMRRQPKARTTKSKSRIDDFFEIKQKAHQRRKEHEVQLEINMERLGSKIVELHKLKKNFGDTVILDGFDYVFKRGERIGIIGKNGTGKSSFLNIITSKIPVDGGKVIVGETVKFGYYTQKGIQIKEGQKVIEVIKEFGEEIPLTKGRRISAAQLLERFLFDRKKQHDFVEKLSGGEQKRLYLCAVLIQNPNFLILDEPTNDLDVVTLNVLESFLLDYPGNLMVVSHDRYFMDKIVDGLFVFKGNGEVENFPGNYSDYRAYESSLPPEPKEEKKAAEKQEKAPQKGKLSYNEKREFGQLEVDIEKLQKRKVTLEAQFTNGEIAMDDINEKSLELQEIIESLEEKEERWFELSMKLEG, encoded by the coding sequence ATGAATTACGTATCAGTAGAGAATATAGCAAAATCGTATGGTGAAAAGGTCTTATTTGAAGATATTTCTTTCGGAATAAATAAAGATCAAAAAATAGCCTTTGTAGCCAAAAATGGCAGTGGAAAAACCTCAATTTTAAATATTATTGCTGGAAAAGACACCCCAGACGAAGGACAAGTTATAAGTAGAAAAGGAATTGCTATTGCTTATTTAGCGCAAGACGATGATTTGAATCCTGACTTAACGATTGAAGAAACTATTTTTTCTACAGAAAACACCATTCTCCCAATTATTCAGCAATACGAAAAAGCACTGCAAAATCCTGATGATACAGAAGCGTATCAAAAAGCATTTGAATTGATGGAGCAACACAATGCATGGGATTTTGAAACGCAATACAAGCAAATTTTATTCAAGTTAAAACTCGAAGATGTATCACAAAAAGTAGGAAAACTGTCGGGTGGACAAAAAAAGCGATTGTCGTTAGCTATCATTTTAATTAACAAGCCCGATTTATTAATACTCGATGAACCAACTAACCATTTAGATTTAGAAATGATTGAGTGGTTAGAAGCGTTTTTTGCTAAAGAAAAAATTACGCTGTTTATGGTTACACACGATCGTTATTTTTTAGAACGCGTGTGTAATGAGATTGTCGAATTAGATAACGGAAAACTGTATAAATACAAAGGAAACTATTCGTACTATCTTCAAAATAAAGAAGAACGAATGGCTTTAGAAGCTACGAATTTAAGCAAAGCGAAAAGCTTGTTTAAAAAAGAATTAGATTGGATGCGTCGCCAGCCAAAAGCACGTACTACCAAATCAAAATCACGTATTGACGACTTTTTCGAAATCAAACAGAAAGCACACCAACGTAGAAAAGAACACGAGGTTCAGCTAGAAATTAACATGGAGCGCTTAGGAAGTAAAATAGTAGAGCTTCATAAACTTAAGAAGAACTTTGGCGATACGGTTATTTTAGACGGATTCGACTATGTTTTCAAACGAGGAGAACGTATAGGAATCATCGGAAAAAATGGAACGGGAAAATCCTCTTTCTTAAATATAATAACGAGTAAAATCCCTGTCGATGGCGGTAAAGTAATTGTTGGTGAAACCGTAAAATTTGGGTATTATACTCAAAAAGGAATCCAAATAAAAGAAGGACAAAAAGTAATCGAAGTCATTAAAGAATTTGGAGAAGAAATACCGTTGACCAAAGGACGAAGAATTTCTGCAGCTCAGTTGTTAGAACGCTTTCTATTCGACCGAAAAAAACAACACGATTTTGTTGAAAAGTTAAGTGGCGGAGAGCAGAAACGTCTGTATTTATGTGCGGTGTTAATTCAGAACCCGAACTTTTTAATTCTCGATGAGCCTACCAACGATTTAGATGTGGTAACCTTAAACGTTTTGGAAAGCTTTTTACTCGATTATCCTGGTAACTTAATGGTGGTATCGCACGACCGTTATTTTATGGATAAAATCGTAGATGGTTTATTTGTATTTAAAGGAAATGGAGAAGTAGAGAATTTCCCAGGAAACTACTCTGATTACAGAGCGTATGAAAGCTCTTTACCTCCAGAACCTAAAGAAGAAAAAAAAGCAGCCGAAAAGCAAGAAAAAGCGCCACAGAAAGGAAAGTTAAGCTACAATGAAAAACGAGAATTTGGTCAATTAGAAGTTGATATTGAAAAGTTACAAAAAAGGAAAGTAACATTAGAAGCGCAATTTACAAATGGAGAAATTGCGATGGATGATATCAATGAAAAATCACTAGAACTACAAGAAATTATTGAAAGCTTGGAAGAAAAAGAAGAACGTTGGTTTGAGCTTTCAATGAAATTAGAGGGTTAG
- a CDS encoding biosynthetic peptidoglycan transglycosylase, producing the protein MLFGVVSLVLLFSLVYVEVFGALPNKEELTAVINEEASLIYSSDEVTIGKIFAENRTNVKLVQIPTHVKEALIATEDKRFYSHNGYDGQSYARVFFRSLLLRYASGGCGSTLTQQLIKNLYGRQYHGFLSLPINKIKELIIANRIEKVYSKDEILLCI; encoded by the coding sequence TTGCTGTTTGGGGTTGTTTCATTAGTACTCTTATTCTCATTAGTATATGTTGAAGTGTTTGGTGCATTGCCCAACAAAGAAGAATTAACAGCTGTCATCAACGAAGAAGCTTCGTTAATATATTCCTCAGACGAGGTAACTATTGGGAAAATCTTTGCTGAGAATAGAACCAATGTGAAACTGGTACAAATTCCTACTCATGTAAAAGAAGCACTAATAGCTACAGAGGATAAGCGTTTTTATTCCCATAACGGTTACGATGGTCAAAGCTATGCGCGAGTTTTTTTTAGAAGTTTATTATTACGCTATGCATCTGGAGGTTGTGGAAGTACCCTTACCCAACAATTGATTAAAAACCTCTACGGAAGGCAGTATCACGGATTTTTAAGTTTGCCTATTAATAAAATCAAAGAACTCATCATTGCCAATCGCATAGAAAAGGTGTACAGTAAAGATGAAATCTTATTGTGTATTTGA
- a CDS encoding F0F1 ATP synthase subunit epsilon has protein sequence MYLEIVTPEAILFSSEVDSVVVPGINGEFQILNNHAPIVSVLNQGKVKVYLNGQNQLVFDDLHTSIERSPENDKVLTLKINSGTIEMKDNKAIILAD, from the coding sequence ATGTATTTAGAAATTGTAACACCAGAAGCTATTCTATTTTCATCAGAAGTCGACTCTGTAGTAGTGCCAGGTATCAACGGGGAGTTTCAGATTTTAAACAATCACGCCCCTATAGTATCTGTTTTAAACCAAGGAAAAGTAAAGGTATATCTAAATGGCCAAAATCAGTTAGTTTTTGATGATTTACATACAAGTATCGAAAGATCACCAGAAAATGATAAAGTTTTAACGTTAAAGATAAATTCTGGAACGATAGAAATGAAAGATAATAAAGCGATTATTTTAGCAGATTAA
- a CDS encoding response regulator, producing the protein MTGRTKILLVDDHQLILEGILSYLKDIDGLEIETANSCDEAFHKIKSSLQENPFHIIFTDLSFDNQYNNRVLDSGESLIKAICKEEIPIKVGVITGHSETNRIFNVIHNLNPLAYILKGKCSTDELTFAIRKMLKDEIYYTHEIHEKLLKRALVEIQMDDIAIQILKELPKHAKIANLEGLIKKEDGSLVKVRSIESKLSKLRADLQVNNNTHLVLKAKELGIVD; encoded by the coding sequence ATGACTGGACGAACAAAAATACTTTTAGTTGATGACCATCAGTTAATTCTTGAAGGGATTCTCTCGTATTTAAAAGATATAGATGGTTTAGAAATTGAAACAGCAAATTCTTGCGACGAAGCTTTTCATAAAATAAAATCGAGTTTACAAGAAAATCCTTTTCATATCATTTTTACCGATTTAAGTTTTGATAATCAGTATAATAATAGGGTTTTAGATAGTGGAGAGTCGTTAATAAAAGCTATTTGTAAAGAAGAAATTCCGATTAAAGTAGGGGTTATTACGGGTCATTCTGAAACAAACAGGATTTTCAATGTTATTCACAATTTAAACCCTTTAGCATACATTTTAAAAGGAAAATGTAGTACAGACGAACTTACTTTTGCCATTCGAAAAATGTTAAAAGATGAAATATATTACACCCATGAGATTCATGAAAAACTCTTAAAAAGAGCCTTAGTTGAAATTCAAATGGATGATATTGCTATTCAGATTTTAAAAGAACTTCCTAAGCATGCTAAAATAGCGAACCTCGAAGGATTGATTAAAAAAGAAGACGGCTCTTTAGTAAAAGTTCGCTCTATAGAAAGTAAGTTGTCGAAGTTACGGGCTGATTTGCAGGTAAATAACAATACTCACTTGGTGCTTAAAGCAAAAGAATTAGGAATTGTAGATTAA
- the arsM gene encoding arsenosugar biosynthesis arsenite methyltransferase ArsM, translated as MSYLETTKNVYKEAALTPDVGLCCTTNPIWELPGLKIPKIMQEMNYGCGSTVHARDLTNNPKILYVGVGGGMELLQFAYFSRQKNGVIGIDVVDEMLEASRKNFVEAEAQNPWFQREFVDLRKGDALHLPVEDNSIDVAAQNCLFNIFKAEELKKAIAEMYRVLKPHGRLVMSDPTCEQAMNETLRNDERLRALCLSGSLPIAEYVKMLTDAGFGTIEIRARKPYRILDPKNYPTEELIYIESIEVAAIKDPMPADGPCVFTGKAAIYFGDEDYFDDGAGHTLLKNQPLAICDKTAAALKALERDDIFFSESTYHYDGGGCC; from the coding sequence ATGAGTTACTTAGAAACTACCAAAAACGTATATAAAGAAGCAGCCTTAACCCCTGATGTTGGTTTGTGCTGCACCACCAATCCTATTTGGGAATTGCCAGGCTTAAAAATCCCGAAAATCATGCAAGAAATGAACTACGGATGTGGTTCTACCGTTCATGCGCGTGATTTAACCAACAATCCTAAAATCTTGTATGTAGGTGTGGGCGGCGGCATGGAATTGCTACAATTTGCCTATTTTTCTCGTCAAAAAAATGGCGTAATTGGCATTGATGTGGTAGATGAAATGTTGGAAGCTTCTCGAAAGAATTTTGTGGAAGCAGAAGCTCAAAATCCTTGGTTTCAACGTGAATTTGTCGATTTACGCAAAGGAGATGCTTTACACTTACCTGTAGAGGATAATTCGATTGATGTAGCTGCTCAAAACTGTTTGTTCAATATTTTTAAAGCGGAAGAATTAAAAAAAGCCATTGCTGAAATGTACCGTGTTTTAAAACCTCACGGACGTTTGGTAATGAGCGACCCTACATGTGAACAAGCGATGAACGAAACTTTACGTAACGACGAACGTTTGCGTGCCTTATGTTTAAGCGGAAGCTTGCCGATTGCAGAATATGTTAAAATGCTCACAGATGCTGGTTTTGGAACCATTGAAATCAGAGCTCGTAAACCATACCGAATCTTAGACCCTAAAAATTATCCTACAGAGGAATTGATTTATATCGAATCGATTGAAGTCGCAGCGATTAAAGATCCTATGCCTGCTGATGGCCCATGTGTATTTACAGGAAAAGCTGCCATTTACTTTGGTGATGAAGACTATTTTGATGATGGAGCAGGACACACCTTACTAAAAAACCAACCCTTAGCGATTTGTGACAAAACAGCTGCAGCTCTAAAAGCCTTGGAAAGAGACGATATCTTTTTCTCAGAATCTACCTACCATTATGATGGCGGTGGGTGTTGTTAA
- a CDS encoding tetratricopeptide repeat-containing sensor histidine kinase: MIDLIKEDLIESGRQAYFSKKLPLLKTYTLQVDSLFQKTNDSVLLAKYYHFKALQNKLTYTNDSAFYYYHQSKDISKKINDSLAVGRRLLSLAILQRDAKDYRGSEISLIEALQYLEPIQPSIYLERVYNALGLASEELNQVKDALKYYNKAIFYNKKNKNDIGYIYIINNLGLLYQKQKQHQKAIQYFRKGLSEDSIKQKYPTQYALLLENLAASNFLLGKKKSVLLQYNEVLHIREKLKDYNELSITHINLAEYYKDLNQTKKAIFHANEALKYAKQTHNNKKWLEALENLSDLTRGEQSKKYLQEYITLNDSLFQNERRLKNQFAKIRYETDKKEKENVVLKTENQQKQAEIRYHKQQKTIGWLVAATGLLLFGFSILFYTYRRRKLLYQTQLQKVEAREHERQQIAKSLHDEVAGDLRLLHQRLAKSNLVDEAQKLHAVKENVRNLSHQLSSISFDKVSFKDQIINLASDYFDLDFKIKINGLQNYDWSTVDNSIKRLLYLSIRESIQNCKKYAQASKISINFSVRKKYVHLNIIDNGVGFDTSISKGGIGLQNMQERVEELNGTFKITSEVGKGTQTDIQIPLHDWTNKNTFS; encoded by the coding sequence ATGATTGACTTAATAAAAGAAGATCTTATTGAATCTGGGAGACAGGCTTATTTTAGTAAAAAACTTCCTTTATTAAAAACATACACCTTACAAGTTGATTCTTTATTCCAAAAAACAAACGACTCTGTTTTACTGGCAAAGTATTATCACTTTAAAGCCTTGCAAAATAAACTCACCTATACCAATGATAGCGCTTTTTATTATTATCATCAATCTAAAGACATTTCAAAAAAAATAAATGATTCTCTAGCTGTGGGTAGACGTCTACTCAGCTTAGCAATATTACAGAGAGACGCAAAAGATTATAGAGGAAGTGAGATAAGCTTAATCGAAGCTCTACAATATTTAGAACCAATACAACCTTCTATTTATCTTGAAAGGGTTTACAATGCTTTAGGTTTAGCTTCCGAAGAATTAAACCAAGTAAAAGATGCCTTAAAATATTATAACAAAGCTATTTTTTATAACAAAAAAAACAAAAACGATATTGGATATATCTATATTATCAATAATCTTGGTTTGTTATATCAAAAACAAAAGCAACACCAAAAAGCCATTCAATATTTTAGAAAAGGGCTGTCTGAAGATAGCATTAAGCAAAAATACCCTACGCAGTATGCTTTGTTACTGGAGAATTTAGCTGCGAGTAATTTTTTATTAGGCAAGAAGAAAAGTGTATTACTGCAATACAATGAGGTTCTTCATATTCGTGAAAAGTTAAAAGACTATAATGAGTTATCTATAACTCACATAAACTTAGCAGAATATTACAAAGACCTCAACCAAACTAAAAAAGCCATATTTCATGCTAATGAAGCTTTAAAATATGCCAAGCAAACGCATAACAACAAAAAGTGGCTAGAAGCGCTCGAAAATCTTTCTGATTTGACCAGAGGAGAGCAATCCAAAAAATATTTACAGGAGTACATTACTTTAAACGACAGTTTATTCCAAAACGAGCGCAGATTAAAAAATCAGTTTGCTAAAATTCGCTATGAAACGGATAAAAAAGAAAAAGAAAATGTGGTATTGAAAACAGAAAATCAACAAAAACAAGCAGAAATACGCTACCACAAACAGCAAAAAACGATAGGCTGGTTGGTGGCAGCAACGGGACTCTTATTATTCGGTTTTAGTATTTTATTTTATACCTATCGAAGAAGAAAACTACTATACCAAACACAATTGCAAAAAGTAGAGGCGCGAGAGCATGAGCGACAACAAATAGCCAAATCGTTACACGATGAAGTAGCAGGAGATTTGCGTTTATTGCATCAAAGGTTGGCAAAATCAAACCTAGTAGACGAGGCACAAAAATTACATGCCGTAAAAGAGAATGTGCGTAATTTATCGCATCAGTTAAGTAGTATTAGTTTTGATAAAGTTTCTTTTAAAGATCAAATAATCAACTTAGCAAGTGATTATTTTGACCTCGACTTTAAAATAAAAATTAACGGATTGCAAAACTACGATTGGTCAACAGTCGATAATTCTATAAAACGTTTACTGTACTTAAGTATTCGCGAAAGCATACAAAACTGTAAAAAATATGCACAAGCAAGTAAAATTAGCATCAATTTTTCTGTACGTAAAAAATACGTACATTTGAACATTATTGATAATGGTGTTGGTTTTGATACTAGTATTAGTAAAGGGGGAATAGGACTACAAAACATGCAAGAACGCGTTGAAGAACTCAACGGAACATTCAAAATTACTAGTGAAGTAGGTAAAGGAACCCAAACCGATATCCAAATACCACTGCATGACTGGACGAACAAAAATACTTTTAGTTGA
- a CDS encoding purine-nucleoside phosphorylase: MQKKQQLQETQEFLQKKGIINPTIGIVLGTGLGKLVDEITIEQEVPYADIPHFPQATVEFHSGKLIYGTLSGKKVVVMSGRFHVYEGYSLWEVTYGIRTMHALGIQTLLVSNAAGAINLSYKKGDLMLLEDHLNLQGSSPLAFKGANAFGTIFADMLEPYSKKLNTQLKAIAKANDIDLKEGVYASVVGPQLETRAEYRMLQILEVDAVGMSTVPEVIVAKQLDIPCAAVSVLTDECDPKNLQPVDITEIIEVAGKAEPKMITLFKELINEL, from the coding sequence ATGCAAAAAAAACAACAACTACAAGAAACACAAGAGTTTCTTCAAAAAAAAGGAATCATCAATCCAACAATAGGAATTGTTTTAGGAACAGGATTAGGAAAATTAGTTGATGAAATAACCATTGAACAAGAAGTACCGTATGCCGATATTCCGCATTTTCCACAAGCAACGGTAGAATTTCACTCTGGAAAACTCATTTACGGAACCTTATCAGGAAAAAAAGTCGTGGTGATGTCGGGTCGTTTTCATGTGTACGAAGGCTACAGCTTATGGGAAGTAACCTACGGTATTAGAACCATGCATGCATTAGGTATTCAAACGTTGTTAGTTTCTAATGCAGCAGGTGCTATCAACCTTTCTTATAAAAAAGGCGATTTAATGCTCCTTGAAGATCATTTGAATTTACAAGGAAGTTCTCCCCTAGCCTTTAAAGGTGCCAATGCCTTCGGAACTATTTTTGCTGATATGTTGGAACCCTATTCAAAAAAATTAAACACACAACTGAAAGCTATTGCAAAAGCGAACGACATAGACCTGAAAGAGGGGGTATATGCCAGTGTTGTAGGTCCGCAATTAGAAACCAGAGCTGAGTACAGAATGTTACAAATTTTAGAAGTAGATGCGGTAGGAATGAGTACTGTTCCTGAAGTCATCGTAGCCAAACAGCTTGACATTCCGTGTGCAGCCGTTTCAGTATTAACCGACGAGTGCGACCCTAAAAATTTACAACCCGTAGATATTACTGAAATCATTGAAGTTGCTGGAAAAGCTGAACCGAAAATGATTACCCTTTTTAAAGAATTGATTAATGAATTATAA